The Canis aureus isolate CA01 chromosome 6, VMU_Caureus_v.1.0, whole genome shotgun sequence genome contains the following window.
GTGTCCCAACAGTGGTCAGTCCCAGAGCCCAGCACCCCCGTCCCTTTCTTCTAGTGCAGAAGCTCCCCACAGCCTCTTTGGCTGGGGGGTGCCGGGCCCAAGGGACCAGCCCCTGGGGCTCCCCTGGCCTCTGACCTGCCCACCCTACTCCCCAGGGCCCCGCCTCCCAAGAAGAAGGTGGACCTGCAGCAGGTGTGGCAGCTTCTGATGACGGCCGACCGCAAGGACTACGAGCGGATCTGCCTGAAGTACGGCATCGTGGACTACCGGGGCATGCTGCGCAAGCTGCAGGAGATGCGCAAGGAGCATGAGGACAAGGTGGCAAAGGTACCCTGGCCCGGGCCGCAGCCCTGGAGCGCGGCCTAGCTCGGGGCCTGCCCTCGTCCAGCTCCCGTGCTGTGTGTGGCCGAGGACCCAGGCCCTCCAGTCAACGTTTTGGCTTTGAAATCTGGCTCAGATACTTACTAACCCCTGGGGCATTGGGGAAGTTACGGCCTCCCCATCTTGgtctccttgtctgtaaaatgggtgttATCGTTGTACCTGCCTCTTAGGAGACGATGAATGAGAGAATGTACTTGAAGCACTTAGCTTCGCGCCTGTCGCCTGGCAAGGGCTTCCCGTCAGCTGTCATCATCCCCAGGCCTTGGATACCTGTATTATTTCTAAAGGCTTCCAGTGGAGGGGATCTCACAGTTGCCCGCTTATCCCAGTGTCCTATAAACTGTATAGGAAGTTCCTTCCTGGGTCTAACCTAACTAGTCTAATTTGTCTAATTAGTCTAATTTGTCTTCTGGAGAGCAAAACAATGAGTGTTCATCATcttgaaaatagtattttatcaCCTTGAAGGTGGCTCATCCAACGTCCCGGGACTCAGTTTTCTGTCCTCCGAGCTTTCTCACTGCCTTAACATAGGGCTTTGCACACTTTAGGGGCTCAATTAATTTTTGTTGGCTGGAACAGCGTATGAACAGAAAGGCCCTGCCATGTTGTCAGAGAACCCGGACACCTGGGGCTCTTTCCCACTTGACTTCCTGACCTGATGTCTCATCTTGGAAAATTTCTTCCCACCTGTATAATGGGCAAATGCATGCTTGAGTGGGACCTGGGGACCTGGGCTCTGAGGGTTTGGAGTGCCCCGAAGAGAGAGCTCAAAGAGCTCCCCGGTGGGGTTGTCTTCCCTAGTACGTTAATGCCGTCTCCAACCTGAGACACATCAGGGTCAGCAAGGAGGGCGTTGCAACATTTGATCTGGAGCTGGATCTCAAGTATTCCGGGAGCAACATTTACCTGTGTAAGGTGAGGCAGGAGGAGTCATTGAGGAGGGAGGGATCGGGGTGCAGTGACACTGCAGGGATGCTGCAGGTCCCAGGGTTGGGGGGGGAGCTGTGGGTCCCGTGGATTCCCCTCTGGGAGCAACTCAAATACACCGATGGTGAGTCCTGTGTCCCCTGGAGTTCCTGGATGGAGTGAGGTCCAACTTGGTGTAGACATTTCACAGAGTCCTCTCACCTCTCATGGAGCAACCAGGTTCTCTAgccaggcagggggtggggggtgggggggtgggagaaagtgcattccccccccccccccccccccccccccccccgcccagcccaGCATCCGTTTCTTTGCTCTAGCTGGTCCTGCTGCCTGGCCTGGTCTTCCCCAATACCCACACGGCTAATTCCCTGACCACCCCGTGGTGACACTGCCAGTCCCCCAAGCCCCATCCTGTGTTCTGAGTCTGtatcctcctctctctttccttccctccctaatTCTATTCCTTTCTAATCTACGTTATTTTATCTGCTTGTGATATTTGTCATTTGTCTGTGTCCCTTGTAGAATTTTAgctccctggggaggggggtggtagGAATCTTTGTTTTAGTCCCTGATGTCCCCAAGTACCTAAAGCAGTGCCCGGCCCACAGTAGGCAACCGAGGGTTATTGCTCATCTCTGGCAAGTGGCAAATCTATCCGGGCTGGGCTCTAGCTGACGTGGCGTGGGCGTGGATTACCGGGTCTCCTAGAGGCCCGAAGACACGTGATAGGGCAAAATCTCCTGTTCCCTCCGACAATGAATGTGCTGGCGACCAGCACATTGAATGGGGACCCTTGGTGTTGCCTCCCTGTGCCCTGGGAACCCCGGGGCTGCTTGGGTGGTTGCTCTATTCCGTTTGAGCTGAGGTCTCCCTCTCAGGTGTCTCTTGTGTGACACCTGCAGATGATTTACTCCATGTAAGAGCCAGGGACACTCCCAGGGCACGGATGCCTTCACGCACACTCCGTGCTCTCAAGGCCTCTGAGCCCtgctctctgccccagcccccgaccccctccccagcccctgtggGGTTCCAGCAATATGTTGTCTGGTGCCTGGGTCCGTGGGAGAAACCTGCCCGAGTGGGGTTGGGGCAGGAGGTGCCGGGGACCCACTGCAGCTCTGAACCCCCGTCTTCCTTTATCggtctcaggatggtgagatggtCCCCTACGGCTTTGACAACCAGACCAAGCACTCCCTGCGGCGGCTGGGGAAGCGCTACCAATTCCAGATCCGGGACCTGCACCTCGAGGATGCTGGCATTTACCAGGTCAAGGTGGAGGATGTGCAAATCTTCTCCACCGAACTGGATGCTAGCGgtgggtgccccccccccccgcccacaggAGAAGTTAGAGTGGAGATCCGTTAGGAGTGGGGCCCATGTCAGTGCCATGGCGGGGTGGAGCTAAATGTGCtttgcaaccccccccccccaagactgTAAGGGAGAGGAATGCACAGCCGGGTGCTTACAGTGAAATGATCTCTGCTTTCCCAAAGTCTTGGTCCGAGGTCGGTGCTCTCTTGGTGCTGAGCTGGGCTGCCCCAGTTCCAGCCCCAGGCGTACAATGTCCCAGCCATGGCCCTTCGGAGCCACCAATTATGTCCACATTGGGTCCTTTCAGATGCAGACTCTCACCTCCCACTCCCACACTCCCCAGCAAGAAGCTCCACCCAGGTGCTATGGcagccttccctccctgcctcccatgcaccctccccacctgggtcccggcctcctctctctctgtcccattGCGTGAGTGTTAATCCCACCCCCAGAGCACTTGCCCGCTCCAGAGCCCTCCTGGGAGGACAGGCCGGGGAAGCAAGCTTTGAGCAGTTGGGATGTAAAGAACATGGCTCTAAATCTAGGTTGGGGAAGAAGGAGGGCATGAGATCTCCAGGCCTGGAACGCCCGCCCGGACGGGGCTTTGAGAGGCTGAGAAATCTGCCGATGGCACGGGTCGTGGGGTtgcctctggggcacctgggggaacAGAGTCTGAGGAAGGGGGTGGTTACAGGCATGGCTCGACATGGGTcgaggggagagggacaggggcTTTGGAGTCAGCCATCCCGGGAGGGGGCCCTGACCGAGCTGCCTCTTGGTCGGGGCAGGCCGGGTTTCCTTACTTGGGGAAGGGAAGAGCATTACCTGTGTTGGCGGTGGTCAGAGGACCGAGGAGAGAACGTGCGTGGCGCCGCAGCCGTCAGCTTGTTGGTTTCCTTCACGTCCCCATCTCGTCCCCCCAGACATCATCTCTGGGTTTAGGATTACAGACTTCCAGAGCCAAGGACAGGCTCACTGCTCATAACCTCACGATCACCTCCCGCTTTATGCTGGGAAGTGTCACCTGGCGGGGAGGTGACCTGCCCAAGGTGGCACGGGACGTTTGTGGCTGAGCCGGTCAGGACCTGGGCCTCTGAGCTCCCCGCCCCGCTGTGTCAGCTCACGCCGTGCCAGGCTGCCAAGCTGACGCCCCCGTTCCCGCTTCCCCGACAGCCATCCCCTCCAGAGTGGTGGTCCCGCTGGCCGAGGCCCACTGTGAAGAGCAGGGTGATGCGGTCTTCGAGTGCACtctctccagcccctgcccccacgCCGCCTGGAGCTTCCGGCACCGGCCGCTCCAGCCCAGCGACAGATACGAAGTGTCTGTGTCCCCCGACGAGCTGACCCACCGGCTGGTGGTAAAGGGAGTCCGTGTCTCAGACATGGGCCCCTACTCGCTGAGCACTGGGTTCCACGGCTCTAGCGCCTGGCTGGTGGTTGGAGGTGGTGAGTGGTTCAtccctctgtctttccctgtCCGTACCAAGGCAAGActcagggccggggcggggggtgggggggacacgaaagaggccagggccaggggcttCTTGGGCCAGTCATTCGCTTGAGATGATTCTTCCCTCTGAGAATGAGAAAGGCTCCTGAGACCTGTCCCTGCCCCACTGCGATGCTGGCCCTGCCCAGCCAGCCCAGTCCTCCTCTGGGACGTGTGCTCCGCTGGGCTTCTGCGATTCCTCTGTGGGCGCAGATCCAAGGGCCTGAGGGTCCTGGCCAGGGCTTGGCCCAGGTTCAGTAGGACGAGAAGTCCCTGGGTCAGGCCAAAGAGCTCCCTCAACCCCCCCTAGGGATTTGGGCTCAAGGTCATCCCAGGCACCTGTAAAGTGGGCATTTGTAAGGCAGACGGTGGGGCACAcagaccttttaaaaatcatgtaactGGTCACGGCGGTTTGATAACCTCGTGAGTTTTAGGTTATGTATTTTTCTCCAAAAGTACTTATGAGCCACATAGTGGGGCAGGGTGGTTGTGGGTACAGGGCTGGGGGAGGTGCTGATAGGATTCGTCTATCAATGGGCTGGCACGCCCTGGCTTCCTTCTGAGATGGTCAGCTTTGCTCTACTGGGGAAACTAAGGGTCATGCAAAGCAGTTGGGGTCAGACAGGTGCCTTGGCCTGATTTAACGggtcttttcttttgtctctctaTGGGGGCATTGACCTCTCACCAAAGCTGGAAAGGATAAAAGCCTTCTGCCCACAAGGGCTGACCATCAGCTGCAAGCACGAAGGGCCCGGGCCTCAGAAGCAGGAGATTCCAGAAGCTTCAGTGGCGAGGGTGGGGAACTCAGAGAGCAGGGCCCCCTGGAGGGCTACCTCAATGGGGCTGGACCTGCTTCTGGGCTGCCACTCACAGCTGGCCCTGAGACAGGTGGCCTCGGTGGACATGGCTACTCCCTGATAGGGAGTGATGGGACAGATGGCTCAGCCTGGGACCCtgggcaggccagaaagggctttCTGGAAGCAGACAGAGGCATAGCCACTCCCTCTGGGGAAAATCAGCTCCACgcagagggaggctggggccGAAGCCTTCCTGGGAGCCCCGATCTACAGGGAGAGGGCGTGGAATCAGGGTGGGGCCTCGTGGAAGGTCAACAGCAAGATCTCAGCAGAGACAGTGATGGGGACAGATGCGGGAGGCTggcaggaggctgggaggccGAGTCCAGGCACCCTCAGGTGGGAGGACTGCAGAGCAGCCGGGAAGGAATGGAGTCCAGAGAGGACCATGGGAGTCACCTGCACAGGCATGGCCAGGACCGACTCTGCAGTGCTCCTTTGGGACCTGGGAGAGGAGAGACAGCCCCGAGGGGATCCCAGTCTGGTCCTGGGGGCTCTTGGTCAGAAGAGGAAGTGATGGAGATTTTGccggcagggagcctgggtggggtggagggaggggggaccCGAGCAGGGAAAGACAGAAAGGAGCCACAAGGACAGTGTGGGGCAGTGGGACCGGCCCGGGGGGAGCTGGGGACAGCAGTGGGCCAGGTGGTCCTGGGGCCCGGGCGTATCCCGGAGAGAGAGCTTCTAGCTCCAAGATAGGCCTAGGCCCTGCGTCCTGGGGCCCTCGGGCAGGCAGAGGTGCTGATGATGGGGAAGCAGGGGGCTTGTGGGAGCCTGAGGAATCTCGAGGGCAGAGATCTGTAGGAAAGAACTCCCAGGAGCCCTCAAAGCCTGGTAGCGGAAAGTTCTTCCTGGGACAAGGGGGGCCTGAGGCCAAAGCTGAGGAGTGGCTACAGGCAGCCGATCAAGGCCCAGGGAGGTCAGCGGGCGGGAGGGACGGCTACCAGAGCAGCCCTGTAGGCCCAGGAGGCCCCGGGGGCTGGGAAAAGGGCCTACAGGGGCTCGGGGGAAGGGAAGGCCAGGAGACAgcggggggctggggtgaggcaGGGGGTGGCTCTGGAAGCTTCCAGTATTCCCAAGGCTGGCCAGCAGGTCAGCGGGGAGCAGCGGGTGCTGGAAGAATGGAGTCTGAGAGCACAGGTCCTTGGGATGACACAGGGGCCAGCCTCAGCAAAAGCGGGGCCCCCCACTGGCCTGGCATGTTGGGGTCTGGAGAAGGGCAAGGTGGGGCAGGTGGTGCCCAGGAGGCTGGACTGATGGGGTCTGGACAGGGGGTGGATAGCAGAGGCCACAGGCCAGTTGGGTCTCCAAGcctgggggctctgggggctggggaggccctAGGAGACCCCGGACTGAGAGGTCCAGGAGCAATGGGCTCTGGGCCAGATTTCGGGAACGGATCAGGGATGCCCAGAGGGAAAAGAGGTGAGACAGGCTATGACAAGGACGGCTTAGGGGGCCCAGGAGGGATGGAATCGAGGTTTGGCGACGGCTTCGGGTATGCTGGGCGAACAGGCCCTGAAAACCGCGTTGGCTACGGCGGTGCCTCGGCCGTGTCGGGGGAAATGGGATCTGCCGATGGCACGGGTCGTGGGGTtgcctctggggcacctgggggaacAGAGTCTGAGGAAGAGGGTGGTTACAGGCATGGCTCGGGGGTGCCTGGCGGAACGTGGTCTGGAAAGAAAGACAGTGATGGGCCTGCAGTAAGAGGGTCGGGGAGGTTTGCTCGTCTCCAGAGTGGCTCAGGTGGCCCTGACAGAGGGCCCGCGGGTGACTCCGGGATGCCCGCGGAGGCCGAGGCTGCCTCCAGAGGCCCGGGGGAGGGCGGCCCCCGGGGAAGGCTTCATTCCAGGGGTGGCCTAGGGAGTCCCGGCGCAGCGGGGTCTGCGGATGGAGGTGGCTATGGGGTCTCTGCAACAACGGAGGCTCTTGGGGAGGGACACGCGGAGGCAGAATCGGGGGTCTCTGGAAGAATAAGGCCCGGGAGTCAGCCTGGAGACTATGGGGACTTCAGAGCCTCAGGGGCCTCTGGAAAAGGAGGCCACGAGCATGGCTCTGGTGAAGCAGGAGCCACGGATCCGAGGTACCTGAAGGCCGGAGGCGACGGGAATGATGGGGTTGGGAGCAAGGACCTTGGCACTAGGGCCTCTGCCGCTGGAGCCGATCATTGGGATGGTACCAGGTTCCCCAGGGCACTCGCTCCTCATGCTGGGGACGGTTCTGGGAGCCAGGGGCCTTATGGGTCTGCTGACACCCTAGGCTACGGTGGGCCAGGAATTCAAGGGCCTCAGCAAGTTGGAAGCGGAACAGCTTATAGAGGAAGGTCAAAAGGGCTTGGGtctggggggctggggccaggggggGAGGCAGGCTTTAGAGACAGCTCAGGAGACCATGGGGGAAGGGGTTCAGGCGCCGAGGTAGGTTATAAGGCTGGTATTGGGGGTTCTGGGGGAATGGGATCAGTAGACGAGGTAGACCATAGGAAGGCTTGGGGAGCTCCAGAGAGAATGGGCTCAGGGGGGGAAGCAGGTCACAGGGATGgtttggggggtcctgggagaacTGGGCCAGGGGGTGAGATAGGTGATAAGGATGGCTTGGGGGGTCTTGGGAGAATGGGGATGGGCAGTGAGGCAGGTTATGGGGATGGTtttgggggtcctgggagaatggGGATGGGAGGCAAGGCAGGTTATGGGGATGgtttggggggtcctgggagaatggGAATAGAAGGTGAGGCAGGTTATAAGGATGgtttggggggtcctgggagaatggGGATGGGGGGCAAGGCAGGTTATGGGGATGgtttggggggtcctgggagaatggGAATAGAAGGTGAGGCAGGTTATAAGGATGgtttggggggtcctgggagaatggGGATGGGGGGCAAGGCAGGTTATGGGGATGGcttggggggtcctgggagaatggGAATAGAAGGTGAGGCAGGTTATAAGGATGgtttggggggtcctgggagaatggGGATGGGGGGCGAGGCAGGTTATGGGGATGgtttggggggtcctgggagaatggGAATAGAAGGTGAGGCAGGTTATAAGGATGgtttggggggtcctgggagaatggGGATGGGGGGCAAGGCAGGTTATGGGGATGGTTTAgggggtcctgggagaatggGAATAGAAGGTGAGGCAGGTTATAAGGATGGTTTGGGGGGTccagggagaatggggatggGGGACGAGGCAGGTTATGGGGATGGTTTGGGGGGTCCGGGGAGAATGAGGATGGGGGGCGAGGCAGGTTATGGGGATGGTTTGGGGGGTCCGGGGAGAATGGGGATGGGGGGCGAGGCAGGTTATGGGGATGGTTTAgggggtcctgggagaatggGAATAGGAGGTGAGGCAGGTTATAAGGATGGCTTGGGGGGTCTTGGGAGAATGGGGATGGGCAGTGAGGCAAGTTATGGGGATGgtttggggggtcctgggagaatggGGAAGGGGGGTGAGGCAGGTTATGGGGATGgtttggggggtcctgggagaagGGGGATGGGGGGTGAGGCAGGTTATGGGGATGGTtttgggggtcctgggagaaGGGGGATGGGGGGTGAGGCAGGTTATAAGGATGGTTTACGGGGTCCTGGGAGAATGGAGTCAGGGGGTGAGGCAGGTTATAAGGATGGTtttgggggtcctgggagaatggggatggggggtgAAGCAGGTTATGGGGATGGTTTCGGGGGTCCTGGAAGAACTGGATCAGGGGATGAGGCAGGTTATGGGGATGgtttggggggtcctgggagaatggGGATGGGGAGTGAGGCAGGTTATAAGGATGgtttggggggtcctgggagaatggGGATGGGGAGTGAGGCAGGTTATAAGGATGgtttggggggtcctgggagaatggggatggggggagaggcaggttATGGGGATGgtttggggggtcctgggagaatggAGATGGGAGGTGAAGCAGGGTATAAGGATGgtttggggggtcctgggagaatggggatggggggagaggcaggttATGGGGATGgtttggggggtcctgggagaatggAGATGGGAGGTGAAGCAGGGTATAAGGATGGTTTGGAGGGTCCTGGGagaatggggatggggggtgAGGCAGGTTATAAGGATGgtttggggggtcctgggagaatggggatggggggagaggcaggttATGGGGATGgtttggggggtcctgggagaatggAGATGGGAGGTGAAGCAGGGTATAAGGATGgtttggggggtcctgggagaatggggatggggggagaggcaggttATGGGGATGgtttggggggtcctgggagaatggAGATGGGAGGTGAAGTAGGGTATAAGGATGgtttggggggtcctgggagaatggggatggggggtgAAGCAGGTTATGGGGATGGTTtcgggggtcctgggagagaggGGATGGCGGGTGAAGCAGGTTATAAACATGgtttggggggtcctgggagaatggGGTCAGGGGGTGAAGCAGTTTATAAGGATGgtttggggggtcctgggagaatggggatggggggtgAGGCAGGTTATAAAGATGGTTTAgggggtcctgggagaatggGGTCGGGGACTGAAGCCGGCTATGGAGATGGTatggggggtcctgggagaatggGGATGGGCAGTGAGGCAGGTTATAAGGATGGTTTAgggggtcctgggagaatggGGTCAGGGGGTGAGGCAGGTTATAAGGATGgtttggggggtcctgggagaatggggatggggggtgAGTCAGGTTATAAGGATGgtttggggggtcctgggagaatggggatggggggtgAGGCAGGTTATAAAGATGGTTTAgggggtcctgggagaatggGGTCGGGGACTGAAGCCGGCTATGGAGATGGTatggggggtcctgggagaatggGGATGGGCAGTGAGGCAGGTTATAAGGATGGTTTAgggggtcctgggagaatggGGTCAGGGGGTGAGGCAGGTTATAAGGATGgtttggggggtcctgggagaatggggatggggggtgAGTCAGGTTATAAGGATGgtttggggggtcctgggagcaTGGGGTCAGGGGCTGAGGTAGGCTATGGAGATGgtttggggggtcctgggagaatggggatggggggtgAGGCAGGTTACGGAGATGgtttggggggtcctgggagaatggGAGTAGGGGGTAAGGCAGGTTCTAAGGATGATTTGGAGGGTCCTGGGGGAATGGGCTCAGGGGGTGAGACAGGTTATAAGGATGgtttggggggtcctgggagaatggGGATGCGGGGTGAGGCAGGTTACGGAGATGgtttggggggtcctgggagaatggggatggggggtgAGTCAGGTTATGAGGATGgtttggggggtcctgggagcaTGGGGTCAGGGGCTGAGGTAGGCTATGGAGATGgtttggggggtcctgggagaatggGGTCAGGGGGTAAGGCAGGTTATAAGGATGgtttggggggtcctgggaggaTGGGGTCAGGGGGTGATACAGGTTATAAGGATGgtttggggggtcctgggagaatggGGTCAGGGGGTGAGGCAGGTTATAAGGATGGTTTTGGGGGTCCTGAGAGCATGGGATCAGGGGCTGAGGTAGGCTATGGAGATGgtttggggggtcctgggagaatggGAGTAGGGGGTAAGGCAGGTTCTAAGGATGGTTTGGAGGGTCCTGGGAGAATGGGGCCAGGGGCTGAAGCCGGCTATGGGGATGGTatggggggtcctgggagaatggGGATGGGCAGTGAGGCAGGTTATAAGGATGGTTTGGGCGGTCCTGGGAGAATGGGgtcagggggagtggcaggttCTAAGGATGGTTTGGGGGGTCCTGGTAGAATGGGGTCAGGGGCTGAAGCCGGCTATGGGGATGGTTTAGGGGGTCCTGGGAGAATTGGGTCAGAGGGAGCGGCAGGTTCTAAGGATGgtttggggggtcctgggagaatggGGCCAGGGGCTGAAGCCGGCTATGGGGATGGTatggggggtcctgggagaatggGAATAAAGGGTGAGGCAAGTTATAAGGATGgtttggggggtcctgggagaatggGGTCAGGGGCTGAAGCTGGCTATGGAGATGGTTTAgggggtcctgggagaatggGAATAAAGGGTGAGGCAAGTTATAAGGATGgtttggggggtcctgggagaatggGGTCAGGGGCTGAAGCTGGCTATGGGGATGGTTTAgggggtcctgggagaatggGGATAGGGAGTGAAGCAGGTTATAAGGGTGGTTTGACGGGTCCTGGGAGAATCGGGTCCGGGGGTGAGGCAGGTTATGGTGATGGCTTGGGGGATTCTCAGGTAATTGGGTCAGGGAGTGAAGCAGGCTATAGGGATGGTTTGGGGCCTGCTAGGGGACTGGGGTCAGGAAGTGAGGCAGATTATAGGGGAGGCTCAGGAGGACCTGAAGAAATAGGGTCAGAAGGTGAGGTGGGTTACAGAGATGGGTCAGGGAAGTTTGGAGTAACAGGCACACAGGCTGGACTGGGATATGAGGGTGGACCCAGAAGCCAGGAAGCCACAGGGCACGGGTCAAAGTACTGGACAGCGTCAGAGGGGTCTGGTGGTGGCACAAGCTCCAAGGATGGTTCAGAGAAAGCCAGAGGAATGGGACCCGTGAAAGGGGCAGCACCCGGAATGGGATCTAGGATGGCTGGAAC
Protein-coding sequences here:
- the IGFN1 gene encoding LOW QUALITY PROTEIN: immunoglobulin-like and fibronectin type III domain-containing protein 1 (The sequence of the model RefSeq protein was modified relative to this genomic sequence to represent the inferred CDS: deleted 2 bases in 1 codon), whose translation is MASRPRAPSSSSTGPLLVPSEHMLQFVELANRPASDPLDSGACGHKGGEQRGGQCASGVGGQAGRLRKSSLHGVSIRQLVDEIPEGCSTPDFQQKPVPMALQEGKNAILRAVVCGEPRPEVHWESTQGALSNSSKYQISSAPGSKEHVLQINKLTGEDTDLYRCTAVNVYGEATCATRLLVIEVGFRKSRKRHKETQEDFKKELLDCRSLLKRRAPPPKKKVDLQQVWQLLMTADRKDYERICLKYGIVDYRGMLRKLQEMRKEHEDKVAKYVNAVSNLRHIRVSKEGVATFDLELDLKYSGSNIYLCKDGEMVPYGFDNQTKHSLRRLGKRYQFQIRDLHLEDAGIYQVKVEDVQIFSTELDASAIPSRVVVPLAEAHCEEQGDAVFECTLSSPCPHAAWSFRHRPLQPSDRYEVSVSPDELTHRLVVKGVRVSDMGPYSLSTGFHGSSAWLVVGAGKDKSLLPTRADHQLQARRARASEAGDSRSFSGEGGELREQGPLEGYLNGAGPASGLPLTAGPETGGLGGHGYSLIGSDGTDGSAWDPGQARKGFLEADRGIATPSGENQLHAEGGWGRSLPGSPDLQGEGVESGWGLVEGQQQDLSRDSDGDRCGRLAGGWEAESRHPQVGGLQSSREGMESREDHGSHLHRHGQDRLCSAPLGPGRGETAPRGSQSGPGGSWSEEEVMEILPAGSLGGVERGDPSRERQKGATRTVWGSGTGPGGAGDSSGPGGPGARAYPGERASSSKIGLGPASWGPRAGRGADDGEAGGLWEPEESRGQRSVGKNSQEPSKPGSGKFFLGQGGPEAKAEEWLQAADQGPGRSAGGRDGYQSSPVGPGGPGGWEKGLQGLGGREGQETAGGWGEAGGGSGSFQYSQGWPAGQRGAAGAGRMESESTGPWDDTGASLSKSGAPHWPGMLGSGEGQGGAGGAQEAGLMGSGQGVDSRGHRPVGSPSLGALGAGEALGDPGLRGPGAMGSGPDFGNGSGMPRGKRGETGYDKDGLGGPGGMESRFGDGFGYAGRTGPENRVGYGGASAVSGEMGSADGTGRGVASGAPGGTESEEEGGYRHGSGVPGGTWSGKKDSDGPAVRGSGRFARLQSGSGGPDRGPAGDSGMPAEAEAASRGPGEGGPRGRLHSRGGLGSPGAAGSADGGGYGVSATTEALGEGHAEAESGVSGRIRPGSQPGDYGDFRASGASGKGGHEHGSGEAGATDPRYLKAGGDGNDGVGSKDLGTRASAAGADHWDGTRFPRALAPHAGDGSGSQGPYGSADTLGYGGPGIQGPQQVGSGTAYRGREGMAGEAGYKHGLGGPGRMGSGGEAVYKDGLGGPGRMGMGGEAGYKDGLGGPGRMGSGTEAGYGDGMGGPGRMGMGSEAGYKDGLGGPGRMGSGGEAGYKDGLGGPGRMGMGGESGYKDGLGGPGRMGMGGEAGYKDGLGGPGRMGSGTEAGYGDGMGGPGRMGMGSEAGYKDGLGGPGRMGSGGEAGYKDGLGGPGRMGMGGESGYKDGLGGPGSMGSGAEVGYGDGLGGPGRMGMGGEAGYGDGLGGPGRMGVGGKAGSKDDLEGPGGMGSGGETGYKDGLGGPGRMGMRGEAGYGDGLGGPGRMGMGGESGYEDGLGGPGSMGSGAEVGYGDGLGGPGRMGSGGKAGYKDGLGGPGRMGSGGDTGYKDGLGGPGRMGSGGEAGYKDGFGGPESMGSGAEVGYGDGLGGPGRMGVGGKAGYKDGLGGPGRMGSGGVAGSKDGLGGPGRMGSGAEAGYGDGLGGPGRIGSEGAAGSKDGLGGPGRMGPGAEAGYGDGMGGPGRMGIKGEASYKDGLGGPGRMGSGAEAGYGDGLGGPGRMGIKGEASYKDGLGGPGRMGSGAEAGYGDGLGGPGRMGIGSEAGYKGGLTGPGRIGSGGEAGYGDGLGDSQVIGSGSEAGYRDGLGPARGLGSGSEADYRGGSGGPEEIGSEGEVGYRDGSGKFGVTGTQAGLGYEGGPRSQEATGHGSKYWTASEGSGGGTSSKDGSEKARGMGPVKGAAPGMGSRMAGTLGTADGTTCRDSPRGPDVLGVQGGPQILSDGQDSKKGLEGSGTSGVPEAVGAVGSVGKSGVREWQGAAGTPGSRGDREAPSREGRSAGKAGGSRAPGFLDGQGGVEGETWAGAAALESGHEQDFGKGGPGTADRGRAAGPGGLAPQGEVGGRGMGATRGDSVGTGQVLDSSWMPGEGSAGGRGASHTGVPGGEDQGLGPGSTGAGSQAPGSRASRSLQEKDATFSGIHEGLEGSRGRKGALGQEGAAGCQGPRFLDSKGSGPGRGRSSGPGDSGVLDKRDSSDRENGLPRKPGDLGPQGAWNGLDGTFGRKDSMDRSGGVQSLDFQLDKGQREDRGSLGHQGSLGHHRSLGAENDKAQGPGALEGHEGWGAGESGGSDRRPGQLSSWSQRETEVEAGTAKRRGAEEARGPGQPLWGEDRESRGVTLPGDRSWEPPTHLGSRRGGLEGRSDISGQGRDATQSPRSRSKPGTGGFSTEARGPLGHFSRGLTDTEVQHGAPAVLSCTLTRDLGPGAWFKDGVKLGSQDGVTFEEEGLTRRLRIPRAQGTQAGKYAFVAGSQRSEATLRVHDRPVIAPDVTESLREPLVVKAGKPVTVKIPFQSHLPVQAAWKKDGVEVAGGSGRGPQVALGDGFTRLCLPSAGRKDGGRYSVTLSSEGGSARAEVTLQVIDKPQPPQGPLEVQDRHGTGVCLHWRPPRDDGGQALERYVVERRQAGRSTWLKVGEPPADSTTFTDTHVEQGKKYTFRVRAVTSEGAGEALESTEVLVAPEALPRPPSAPAIQAASSQGITLTWTAPRGPGSAHILGYLIEKRKKGSNTWTAVNAQPVPERRWTVTDVRQGCQYEFRVTAVSPAGPGEPGPPSDAVFARDPMRVPGPVRELQVTDTSHTSITLSWAPPDAQDGDAAQGYVVELRGSDGLQWSPCHPGTVPATTFTVKGLRPQEGYFVRVTAVNDGGRGQPTALDTVVQAMPVTVRPKFLMDSGTKDSRMVRAGDTVRVPISFEAAPIPEVTWLKDGLPLPKRNVTSTKEGLTQLLIPAASLSDSGLYTVVLRSLQGEEATYRFSLRVAACPRAPGPIRLQENVPGTVTAEWEASPDEAGEDPLYYEVLMRSSARGRWQQAADRVHTNHYTFLGVLPGHEYHFRVVAKNELGASLPSDTSEPWRIPRHRDKFTVKAPGHREPDLSQKPRFLVGLRTHLLPQGCECCMSCAVQGWPRPHVTWFKDDQSLAGHPTAYSTDVLGVCSLVIPSVSLRDGGQYKAVAENALGQAVSTATLIVVGREEEEEEEEEGGSEE